A genomic window from Salvelinus alpinus chromosome 10, SLU_Salpinus.1, whole genome shotgun sequence includes:
- the LOC139532066 gene encoding uncharacterized protein, with protein MWWKGPYLPEVSARPIQKTPCGHYMPQWQERGEKERADENTVGQPSEKRAQERVAMDETIDAIAYAEPPPHWNHSCQLHHHRPCNTCSSRQSPQLQVEATCMLSRPHGRRFLNPTNTSFSKPSASGFVHHHNANQPPLSVKPRNGLLWTNCLLHLPWSPIPQQPHLVSLTTAIRIHAPLQHRKGREKLYWPPVTPPIAPPSVFQVKEDTTCCACCGEYDPPASSPQECESEVPWVPQHWFHCRCVHWDPEVELDFYRDFCDNIEVEM; from the exons ATGTGGTGGAAGGGTCCTTACCTTCCTGAAGTATCAGCCAGACCGATACAGAAGACTCCCTGTGGCCACTACATGCCCCAGTGGCAGGAAAGGGGTGAGAAGGAGAGGgcagatgagaatactgttgggcaGCCCTCAGAAAAGAGGGCACAGGAGAGGGTTGCCATGGATGAGACCATCGACGCCATCGCCTAtgctgaaccccccccccactggaACCATTCCTGCCAGCTGCATCACCACCGCCCATGCAACACCTGTAGTAGCCGCCAGAGCCCCCAGCTGCAGGTGGAGGCCACGTGTATGCTCTCCCGGCCACACGGTCGTCGGTTCCTCAATCCCACCAACACCAGCTTCTCCAAGCCATCGGCGTCGGGTTTTGTCCACCACCACAATGCAAACCAGCCCCCCCTGTCTGTGAAACCCCGAAACGGCCTCCTCTGGACCAActgcctcctccatctcccctggTCACCGATACCACAGCAGCCTCATCTGGTGTCCCTGACCACGGCAATTCGAATACATGCACCTCTACAG CACAGAAAAGGAAGAGAAAAGCTCTACTGGCCACCTGTCACGCCACCCATTGCACCACCCTCAG TTTTTCAAGTAAAAGAAGACACCACCTGTTGTGCTTGCTGTGGGGAGTATGATCCGCCTGCAAGCTCCCCGCAGGAGTGTGAGTCCGAGGTGCCATGGGTGCCCCAGCACTGGTTCCACTGCAGGTGTGTGCACTGGGATCCAGAGGTGGAGCTTGACTTTTATCGTGATTTCTGTGATAATATAGAGGTTGAAATGTAA